GTTACGTTAAGGGGCCACCCTActgtgcctgacttcagactagcaagGCTAACTAACTGCCTCTCTACTGCTTGATGTTTCTTCAAAGTGTACCATGCACTGAGCTAGAGGAAGGCCAAGAAAGtctaatgaccagggatcctggttttccctgatttaaaaaaaaaaaaaaaaaagcaaattctctgctaaaaaacccccccaaatccatgtaaAATTAaaggcctccccccccccccaccccggccccgctggtgcccctcattccccgaCCACAGTTTCCACAGCCTTgctagtgcccctcccccccccagcctctgcttccccagccctgctggagggggcccccagctgccagggctatggacctgggtccacagccccttgccccaacTCCCCCCTGCTGCAATCTTGGGCGGGGTGGCTCCCTGCTattgtgtgcactcccagggggcaggggggacccaggcCCTCCAGATCCGTACCTGGGGCAGACACAGGCTGCAGGCTCGGGCTCTTGCCCTGCCTTGGGGCCTCCCTAGCCTTAATGTCTGTTCCTGGCCTTAATCATTTTCCTGGCTGCTGAAGTTAGATCAGAACTTCACAGTGGATTGTACCTTGTTGCTCTCACAGCTGATCAGAGTTGGTACAGATTAAACCCGTATACCAATTTTCCCTTGACATGAAATGTAAAAGGATATAACCTAGGCCTTGTCACAGTGATATTAACTTGACCTCTTCTCATACAGTttttcatcagtagatctcaacatactttaaaaagaaagcaactATCATTACCTACCCGCGTGGCCCCACTGTCTCCAGCTGTGTTTGGTTGCACCCGCTGTGGGAAACGgcaaacccagatccctgctaatgaccCTTGCCAGTATGGCTTGAGGAAAAAATCATTCCTGGCCCCAAATCTGGGGATTGTTTTGATCCTGGGAGTGCATGAGCCACACTTACTAGTCAGACACCTTGAGAAGTTTCTCAGTCCCATCAGCCAatttccaatttttaaaaaataggccAAAAACCCTCCTCAGAAGGCAAATAACATATTGGGGAGGAAAGCTCAGGGGGATATTTCCTGACTCCTATAAGTAACCAGCAAAAACCTTAAAATGTTGGGTTAGTTGACACGTCCCACCTAGGGAAGCAAAGTGTATGGAATTCAGATTTAATTTTGGTCTCCCTTTTGagttgatgattttttttcttttgagatcTTCTCAGCTGTTCTATAGAATTATTATAGTCACTTCCCTTCACTATGCCTCAGTTTCACCATCTGTAAAAGATAGGTAATAAGCgttgctttctttttaaattatgttgAGATCTACTGCTGAAAAACTATGAGAAGAGGTCAAGTTAACAGTGTAACAAGGCCTAGGATATATCCTTTTATATTTCATGGCAAGGGAAAATTGGCATACGAGTTAAATCTGTACTAACTCTGATCAGCTGTGAGCGCAACAAGGTACAATCCATTGTGAAGATCTGATCTAACTTCAGCAGTCAGGAAAAATGattaaggctagagacagacattacacataaaccagtttaagtgatcagaagctgatttaaacctgtaacagaacagacgtttagtgcacataaacctgtttgaaaaggctgaaaccagtttaagataaacctggttgaatgtagtctcAGACTTCACTGagttgggtcaaaccagtttatgcaatgtctgtcccagatcccttcctagtttaatttaaaccacagtcactcagcatcccagatgctttgcaccctgggtggggctgtttgctgaagcagagcagggttggcccagCGCttctccttcctagccagagcactattgctgctctggctggctgagggactgcagcggctgccaggcttccccctgctccacaacccctccccactggctgctcaagcagggatcccccctcctgcccctctccccggGCAGGAACCCCAGCACAGGGACctagcatctggccatgcctccacccccatgctagctaatgctgagaggtgtctgtgtgggcatccaatttcactggaacaaagggtagacagctagtggcttgcaagtgcaaatgcaccctgcaaatgagaagagcttgaaactaatgagcAAGATGTTTCCTTTTGAAGGGCTTGATTGGCAGATCAACTTTGTTCTGGCAAACAACCTGCTGACTGCTGGCTGCAATCTGTCAGACTCCAAGAGGGAACagagaaaggtgttagaaatgacctggttttcAGACAGTCTGAAGAAACAGGGAgatggagattgaaaagctcagtatcaacaGATGCAGGGTTTGGCAACACTTCTccccccttgagcagccagcagggaaaagcctgagacagtgcaggcagggttggggtttagACCCCTCTCTAATCAGTATCCTGTCCTCAGCTCaccattgtggaagggaagggagggcggctttatccacctccaaatcagttcaagctttgcaggttaaactagcctgcaaagattgaatcagttcaggctcaggctttttgaatgtctgtctctagcctgtgTAACACAGAAAGCTGCAGTCTGAACAAGTGAGGAGTGCTTTTGAGGTTGGAGGTCAAGATGACTTGCAGTATTCTGAGTTTGAGGACAGAAAAGTAAGGCAACCTATGCTATGGAGGACAAAATGATATTTGTGTTTCCTTCCAACTTCATTCCTGATTACATACTCCTAGCAGAAATACTGAGATAATTTCATCCTGGTGTATTAATAAACTCAAATACTTTGAGTTGTTAAATTTGGGAAGAAATAGCATGGGATTCCTCTCTGGACAGTGGGTAGAAACAGTCATGTCCTACCAGGAAATGGTCAGAGAGATTCTTAGTTTGTAGAAGGATAAAGTTTTCTTTGGTTTTTATGTTATGGATTTGAAAACTATATTCAGATGAGGCATGTTATGaaataaaatgtggattttgttttgttttttgttattctTGGGATTTTTTCGTTTGTTTTACTCTCAGATGCATGGGATATGTCTAAAGACTAAGAAGCATGAGGTGGCCCAGGTGAAGGTGATAAATATTTTTCCAATTAAACAACATTATAAATTGTTCAGATGGACAAAAATTTACTCTAGTCATCAAATATAGACAACAAAAgttcatttgaaaacaaaaatctttctTCTCACATGATATTGCAGTAGAGACCATCCATTTGCTGACCATTCAGTTTCATGTCCAGTGGAGAAATAGTATTGTTTGTAAAGATTTTTAAGGCCGAAAATTTAGGTGACTTGCTGAGTCATATAATGTAACAGATTTTGTTTAAAGTGTTTTAAATGTTTGTTCTTCTGTGAGTGCTTATCAGTCTTTCTTACACTACTTCTGTTTCACGCTTTCTAAATCTGTCCATCATGGTTCTAACAGGGTTGGGTTCATTCTCCAGGTCTTTCATGGTTTTATTTTTCACGCAGCAGCAGCAATCAAGCAGCTCATAGAGAAAAGCCAAAGCCACCATCGAAactacagtaaaaataaatataatcagAATAACAAAGCAGGCAGTGTTCCAGTTATCATGGAAAGGATAAATCTTTTGCACTTGGAAACCAAGACATTCATAAATGTATGTAGTTTCATTCCAGTGACTAGTGTTGAAGGTTGCCATTGTTACGGAATCCTCTTAGTGGTTTCACTGCCACAGATCTGTAGGCTGAAACAAATGGAGAAACAAAGCTGAAGAGGCCATTTTAGGTTCTGAAAGTGGTAAATGAATCATGAAAAATCAAGTTTGTAACCGTGGCTATATTCTCAAGTTGGAAAAGTCATTTCAGGCTGAAAGTAATTTTCCCTACTTTCAGGTGCAGAAGTAATATTTTTTGAACTGTGGGGCTGTGTAAATGCATACTCTTTTAAATGAAGTTGCATGAATATAGTTCTTTATTTTGCTTTCAAACATTTATTGGAACAAAATGCACAgctagttgattttttttaattgtattagaAGGCTGATATATTGTGGTGTTTATCATTGTATGCTCTTGTTGCATTAAACAACAGATTATAAAGATTATTCTCATCAGATCACAAAAGGCTTTTCAGAAacttactgggttttttttttttatatttggttATTGAATACTTTGTAATGTTGCTTTGTTCATTTAACATTTTCTTGGAAATAATAGGCCCATGAGTTATTGCCAGCTGTGAATATCTGAACAATGTGAGCGATTAGCATTTGCCTTTCTTGTAATATCCCCTGGATTTACAAGGTCTTTTTCCCCAACCCTGGGAGAAAATGCATTGCTTATATGTATTTAGAAATTATATTTGCCTTCCTAAAGCAGAGCTGAACTTTCACGTGGTTTTCTGAATTATAATGTAATGTTCTTATCTCATGTATTAAAAAACACTTTATTAATAGAAACTTCTTTGCATACAAATCAGTTAAAGCACAAATGCCAGTTCTTCTTAAGTGTTAACAGCACCCCCACTGTTCTCAAAAGAAGCTGCAAGGCAGCGATCAATACATTCAGATACCAAAATGCTTGATGTGCATTTAGATTAATCTAAACCCAGCTTTGGTGTTGAGtgctttgaaaatctggcacAAAATTCATTATTTTTGAGAAAAGAATAACAACTTCTAATGTATACGTTAGAACAGTGATCAGCAAT
This genomic window from Alligator mississippiensis isolate rAllMis1 chromosome 2, rAllMis1, whole genome shotgun sequence contains:
- the SMIM18 gene encoding small integral membrane protein 18; the encoded protein is MATFNTSHWNETTYIYECLGFQVQKIYPFHDNWNTACFVILIIFIFTVVSMVALAFLYELLDCCCCVKNKTMKDLENEPNPVRTMMDRFRKRETEVV